One Caldivirga sp. genomic region harbors:
- the aroA gene encoding 3-phosphoshikimate 1-carboxyvinyltransferase: protein MIVKISKSVASGSVEAPRSKSWAIRLILLSAISSEETVIRGVPDSDDAEAALRMAEALGSMVIKQGDYIRVVPNSRQCGGYVNVGGSGTVMRLGVALAALCRNPVTIDGDETLRRRPVRELLESLRSLGVNVLGDSLPVTISGPVKGDYVEIRGDLTSQYVSGLMMLGLVSGITVRIIGELVSRQYVELTRRIIEESGCSVRTSGDVIVVNQCTPRIGVSNVPGDYALSGFYAALSLTTGGSVTVTGLPRPLGYGDDSLVNILSKMGARSVFSNGNWTIEGEGALRGIVVDLKDSPDLAPVLASIAPFAVGETMMMGVRHLAFKESNRLATISESLRAFGVNVSYGEDFLRISGSVTHGALVTCPSDHRIAMMSSVIGAGSDGETIIHNAECVNKSNRLFWRDLGRLGVRLIMVN, encoded by the coding sequence ATGATAGTTAAGATTAGTAAGTCGGTGGCGTCAGGTTCAGTGGAGGCCCCTAGATCGAAGAGTTGGGCTATTAGACTAATACTGTTATCTGCAATCAGCAGCGAGGAAACTGTAATACGTGGTGTACCAGACTCTGATGACGCTGAGGCTGCCTTAAGGATGGCTGAAGCCTTAGGCTCAATGGTTATTAAGCAAGGTGACTACATTAGGGTGGTGCCTAATTCAAGGCAATGCGGTGGTTACGTTAATGTTGGGGGTTCTGGGACTGTGATGAGGCTTGGGGTGGCGTTAGCTGCATTATGTAGAAACCCAGTTACCATTGATGGGGATGAGACCCTTAGGAGGAGGCCAGTTCGTGAACTCTTGGAATCATTGAGGAGTCTGGGGGTTAATGTGTTAGGTGATTCATTGCCGGTTACAATTAGTGGACCAGTTAAGGGTGATTACGTTGAAATTAGGGGTGATTTAACGAGCCAGTATGTTTCAGGGTTAATGATGCTTGGTCTAGTCTCAGGCATTACAGTACGTATAATTGGTGAACTAGTGTCTAGGCAATACGTGGAGTTAACTAGGAGGATTATTGAGGAGTCAGGTTGCAGTGTGAGGACCAGTGGTGACGTAATTGTGGTTAATCAATGTACACCGAGGATAGGCGTAAGTAATGTACCTGGTGATTACGCTTTATCAGGCTTCTACGCAGCCTTATCCTTAACTACCGGTGGATCAGTGACGGTAACTGGGTTACCGAGACCGCTTGGTTACGGTGATGATTCATTAGTGAACATACTTAGTAAAATGGGTGCACGCAGCGTTTTCAGTAATGGTAATTGGACCATTGAAGGTGAAGGTGCATTAAGGGGTATTGTTGTTGATTTAAAGGACTCCCCTGACTTAGCCCCAGTATTAGCCTCAATTGCGCCCTTTGCGGTGGGTGAGACAATGATGATGGGAGTAAGGCACCTTGCCTTTAAGGAAAGTAATAGGTTAGCTACAATATCCGAATCCCTAAGGGCATTTGGCGTAAATGTTAGCTATGGTGAGGACTTCTTAAGGATAAGTGGATCAGTGACCCATGGTGCATTGGTTACGTGCCCAAGTGACCATAGAATAGCAATGATGAGTAGTGTAATTGGCGCAGGCTCCGATGGTGAGACAATAATTCATAATGCTGAATGCGTTAATAAAAGTAATAGACTATTCTGGAGGGACTTAGGGAGACTTGGGGTTAGGTTAATAATGGTTAATTAG
- a CDS encoding radical SAM protein — protein sequence MVSKSSNYGYPIVLTSEIATASDTYGSSIVGFASAIPENYFRKRIAHWFFNVSSDREGRVKRAPYGLAKVEASLLNYGFNRDDVIIASPYKLHKVIGPRTRIVGVYTMDALGLSYGSGILYWILKLADLPYRGMPYIAKSFLEVIEHPAIRMHKDHIKLVVGGPAAWQLVDTGAWQKLGIDIVYEGNFENYGPVLFEKILKGEDIKGRIVNSRPSTIEEVPTIVTPSIGGLVEVTRGCGRGCEFCTPTLNGMISSFPFEGHIDKEIIINIEKGGHKSITLHSEEFFRYGAKAIDPNPDKVKDLVVKAYKLIKRYGDDYRLHTDFTTAAVVVQAPDLVKFVGEYMNEGGEWSFIEMGIETGSPRLLNMLMSGKAKPFTPRQYPDIVEQAVGILNDNRWVVVGTMILNLPGEKDEDVAASLELLDRLRKYRILTFPLPFIPMGALRKRDFTVLDKMIDDPLRREFILKALIKSMEEAIRSVELIVGGMENIIAKFIVRRISLFAFNTVLSRYKAKLGQLGEYSEEFIRKLASAAWDLSKRSVPISINNDS from the coding sequence ATGGTATCTAAGTCAAGCAATTACGGTTATCCAATAGTTCTAACAAGTGAAATAGCTACCGCAAGTGACACGTATGGTTCATCTATAGTGGGCTTCGCCAGCGCAATACCTGAGAATTACTTTAGGAAAAGAATAGCGCACTGGTTCTTCAACGTAAGTAGCGACAGGGAGGGTAGAGTTAAGAGGGCACCATATGGTTTAGCCAAGGTTGAGGCATCATTATTGAACTATGGTTTTAACCGCGATGACGTTATTATAGCTAGCCCATATAAGCTTCATAAGGTCATCGGCCCGAGAACCAGGATAGTTGGCGTCTACACTATGGATGCCTTAGGCCTTAGCTACGGCTCAGGCATACTATACTGGATCCTTAAGCTGGCTGATTTACCGTACAGGGGTATGCCATACATAGCTAAGTCATTCCTTGAGGTTATTGAGCATCCAGCTATAAGGATGCATAAGGATCACATTAAGCTTGTGGTTGGTGGACCAGCAGCCTGGCAACTAGTGGATACGGGAGCTTGGCAGAAACTGGGTATTGACATAGTCTATGAGGGTAACTTTGAGAATTACGGCCCAGTGCTATTTGAGAAGATACTTAAGGGTGAGGATATTAAGGGTAGGATTGTTAATAGTAGGCCATCAACAATTGAGGAGGTGCCAACCATAGTTACACCATCAATAGGCGGCTTAGTTGAGGTTACTAGGGGTTGTGGTAGGGGGTGTGAATTCTGTACTCCTACTTTAAATGGAATGATTAGTTCATTCCCATTTGAAGGCCATATAGATAAGGAGATAATAATTAACATTGAGAAGGGGGGCCATAAGAGCATTACGCTTCATAGTGAGGAATTCTTCAGATATGGGGCTAAGGCAATTGACCCTAATCCAGATAAGGTTAAGGATCTTGTAGTTAAGGCTTATAAGTTAATTAAACGTTATGGGGATGATTATAGGCTACACACGGACTTCACAACAGCCGCAGTGGTGGTTCAGGCACCTGACCTGGTTAAGTTCGTGGGGGAGTACATGAACGAGGGTGGTGAGTGGAGTTTCATAGAGATGGGTATTGAGACTGGGTCCCCTAGATTACTTAACATGCTTATGTCTGGTAAGGCTAAGCCATTCACACCAAGGCAGTACCCTGACATTGTGGAGCAGGCGGTAGGTATACTTAATGACAATAGGTGGGTTGTAGTAGGTACTATGATACTTAATTTACCTGGGGAGAAGGATGAAGATGTTGCAGCTAGTCTAGAGCTACTTGATAGATTAAGGAAGTACAGGATACTCACATTCCCATTACCATTCATACCAATGGGTGCGCTCAGGAAGAGAGACTTCACGGTTCTAGATAAGATGATTGATGATCCACTTAGGAGGGAGTTCATTCTTAAGGCCTTGATTAAATCCATGGAGGAAGCCATAAGATCAGTGGAACTAATAGTGGGTGGTATGGAGAATATAATAGCTAAGTTCATAGTGAGGCGCATAAGCCTATTCGCCTTCAACACTGTGCTAAGCAGGTATAAGGCTAAGCTTGGTCAGTTAGGTGAGTATAGTGAGGAGTTTATTCGTAAATTAGCCTCGGCGGCATGGGATTTAAGTAAACGCTCAGTACCAATTAGTATTAATAATGACTCCTAG
- a CDS encoding universal stress protein, with protein MFSKILVATDGSQYSDKAIEVAVGLAKAFNSSLYIIHVVEEDKVAMAASTMPIMVNVIEDMVKIGNEILSKAKAKATEAGINAEVILARGNAADKILENADKLNVDLIIVGSRGLKGLARFLLGSVSEKVVRHSSKPVLVVK; from the coding sequence ATGTTCAGCAAAATACTGGTGGCCACGGATGGCTCCCAATACTCAGACAAGGCTATTGAGGTCGCAGTGGGGTTAGCTAAGGCATTTAACTCAAGCTTGTACATAATTCACGTTGTTGAGGAGGATAAAGTGGCTATGGCGGCATCAACAATGCCTATTATGGTTAATGTGATTGAGGATATGGTTAAGATCGGTAATGAGATTTTAAGTAAAGCCAAGGCTAAGGCAACCGAAGCAGGCATTAATGCTGAGGTCATATTGGCCAGGGGTAATGCTGCCGATAAGATACTTGAAAACGCTGATAAGCTGAACGTGGATTTAATAATTGTTGGCTCAAGAGGCTTAAAAGGCTTAGCAAGGTTCCTACTTGGCTCAGTATCTGAGAAGGTAGTTAGGCATTCAAGCAAGCCCGTGTTGGTTGTTAAGTAA
- a CDS encoding DNA-directed RNA polymerase subunit H, whose translation MPRKSTTERSKRKTKAEEVLEKVLNHELMPKAEVVPKDDARALLRKLNAAPWQLPWIRSTDPLVRSLGAKPGDIIKIIRKSPTAGEVEVYRFVVPG comes from the coding sequence ATGCCTAGGAAAAGCACAACAGAGAGGAGTAAGCGTAAGACTAAGGCTGAGGAGGTTTTAGAAAAGGTGCTTAACCATGAATTAATGCCCAAGGCTGAGGTGGTGCCTAAGGATGACGCGAGGGCATTACTTAGGAAGCTTAACGCCGCACCATGGCAACTACCCTGGATAAGGAGCACTGACCCATTGGTTAGAAGCCTAGGCGCTAAGCCTGGTGATATAATTAAGATAATTAGGAAATCACCGACTGCTGGTGAAGTTGAGGTTTACAGGTTCGTTGTTCCGGGTTAA
- a CDS encoding RNA-binding domain-containing protein yields the protein MCLIDRIDVETHAHATEDYDKVLAALINLLGSAVIKLIETNSLKGHYNNPIKVFRLTLRSRNCSNDNIIKSIATRLPSDDKRLLRISLDSRINGNKLYLRFDKQKLYLNNLTLSDSDDVVKVIIHVNPIKLRSSNMLDTLRELGLVID from the coding sequence ATGTGCCTAATAGATAGGATAGATGTAGAGACGCATGCGCATGCCACGGAGGATTACGATAAGGTTCTAGCTGCCTTAATTAATTTACTTGGATCAGCAGTAATTAAGCTTATTGAGACTAACTCCCTTAAAGGTCATTATAATAACCCCATTAAAGTGTTTAGGCTTACCTTAAGGTCAAGGAACTGTAGTAATGATAACATTATTAAGAGCATTGCCACTAGGCTCCCTAGTGATGATAAGAGACTACTCAGGATTTCACTGGATTCTAGAATTAACGGTAATAAGCTTTACCTACGGTTTGATAAGCAGAAGCTTTACCTAAATAATTTAACGTTGAGTGATAGTGATGATGTTGTTAAGGTTATTATCCACGTTAACCCAATTAAGTTAAGGAGCAGTAATATGCTGGATACCTTAAGGGAATTAGGCCTAGTAATTGACTAG
- a CDS encoding shikimate kinase: MEYTTYGGVSIINAIPSLRGGTMAIDLPVRVNVSKGNCAMDEFTSFIVKYVSTRLGIKEEYCIKVNSNVPMASGLKSNSAVAVGVTYALTEAAEVGLSKIDAIRIAAEATKAHGSSITGAFDDAAASLLGGVVLTDNRLMKIIKHINPQNDVVVVITGFREGKKPISIDALRGLSSLYHDLTHWALDGKIWEAATINGIMVAKALGYVNQLRVIGEALSRGALSAGVSGNGPSVYAVFKDGEEGPYVDYINKHWGYLILTRPISMLID, translated from the coding sequence GTGGAGTACACCACTTACGGTGGCGTTTCAATAATCAACGCAATACCATCATTAAGAGGGGGCACTATGGCTATTGACCTACCTGTTAGGGTTAATGTAAGTAAGGGCAATTGCGCAATGGATGAATTCACATCATTCATTGTTAAATACGTATCGACAAGATTAGGCATTAAGGAAGAGTACTGCATTAAAGTCAACAGTAATGTGCCAATGGCCAGCGGCTTAAAGAGTAATAGTGCAGTAGCCGTTGGAGTAACCTACGCATTAACGGAAGCCGCCGAGGTTGGGTTAAGTAAGATTGATGCGATTAGAATAGCCGCCGAGGCAACTAAGGCTCATGGTTCATCAATAACAGGGGCCTTTGATGATGCAGCTGCATCATTATTGGGTGGAGTGGTGTTGACTGATAATCGACTCATGAAGATAATTAAGCACATTAATCCACAAAATGACGTGGTAGTAGTTATAACAGGCTTCAGGGAGGGGAAGAAGCCTATAAGTATTGATGCCCTTAGGGGCTTAAGTAGCCTTTACCATGACTTAACGCATTGGGCATTGGATGGTAAAATATGGGAGGCCGCAACCATTAATGGTATAATGGTGGCTAAGGCACTAGGGTATGTTAATCAACTAAGGGTTATTGGTGAGGCTTTAAGTAGAGGAGCCTTATCCGCCGGTGTAAGCGGTAATGGTCCTTCAGTATACGCTGTTTTTAAGGATGGTGAAGAGGGGCCTTATGTGGATTACATTAATAAGCATTGGGGTTACTTAATACTCACTAGGCCTATTTCAATGTTAATTGACTAG
- the hsp20 gene encoding archaeal heat shock protein Hsp20, protein MSWFEDFDEWFKKWRKFVEEFEREVEKEIEGTLRPLSERQGTKKGKSNIYYYGFEITMGPDGKPKIKEFGNVKPWGRPLVSEESEPLTDVYEEEDTVKVIMDMPGVDKDDISISIEPDGRTLVVEAKGSDRSYRKELQLPAEVDASKAKATYKNGVLTIELPKKNKGSRGTKIKVE, encoded by the coding sequence ATGTCTTGGTTTGAGGACTTTGATGAATGGTTTAAGAAATGGAGGAAGTTTGTTGAGGAATTTGAAAGGGAAGTTGAGAAAGAGATTGAGGGTACTTTAAGGCCTCTTAGTGAAAGACAAGGCACAAAGAAGGGGAAGAGTAACATTTACTATTACGGCTTTGAAATAACAATGGGACCCGACGGTAAGCCTAAGATTAAGGAATTCGGTAATGTTAAGCCCTGGGGTAGACCCCTAGTTAGTGAGGAGTCTGAACCATTAACTGACGTTTATGAGGAGGAGGATACGGTTAAGGTAATAATGGATATGCCCGGTGTTGATAAGGATGACATAAGCATCAGTATTGAACCAGATGGAAGAACACTGGTTGTTGAGGCTAAGGGGAGTGATAGGAGCTATAGGAAGGAGCTTCAATTACCTGCTGAGGTTGATGCAAGTAAGGCTAAGGCAACCTACAAGAACGGTGTCTTAACCATAGAATTACCGAAGAAAAACAAGGGCAGTAGGGGTACTAAGATTAAGGTTGAGTAG